DNA sequence from the Salinibacter grassmerensis genome:
AGAAAAGCCGTCTCAAAGCGTGAGGGTGAGGCCGAAGTACACCGACCGGCGGAAGTCCGTCCGTCGGTACCGGCGGGTCGAATAGTCGGGCGAGTAGGTCACGTCGACGGCGTTGGCCCGGTCGAGGACGTTGTTGAGCGCCGCGTAGACGACCACATTTTGCTGGCGGTTGAAGGGCCAGAAGTAGCTTACCTGCAGGTCGAGGCGGTGGTAGGCCGGAAGCCGCTCGCTCCCCACCGGCCCGTCCACCGGCAGGACCGTGCCGGTTTCCAATTGCTCAGTACCCACGACCGGCGTGAAGGGCTGCCCAGTGGTATACCGGTACGTGCCGCCAACCCGAATCTCGTCCACGACACGCACCTTCCCCACCGCCGTGATCTGGTGGGTGAGGTCGTAGGGGGCCGGTCCCTGTTCGAGCGTCAGGTCCGTCCCGCGGTCCCGGGGCTGGGTGCGATGGGAGCGAAGCAGGCTGTACGAGGTCCATCCGTTGAAGCGGGTCCCCAGAAACGATCCGTACTTGGCAAAAAGGTCGACGCCCCGCGCGGCCCCCGTTCCATCGGTTGCGTAGCGGGACGGCCCGGTGCGGACGACCAGGTCGCGGTACGGCTTGTGGTAGGCCTCGGCCCGCAGGAGCACGTTCTCTCGCTCGTGGCGCAGGCCCACCACCACGTGCTGCGCGCTCTGGGCGCCGAGCGTATTGTCGCCGGCGTGCTCGCCGTAGGTGCTGAGCTCCGGGAACTGGTGGTAGAGCCCCCAGGCGGCCCGCAGATGGGTGTTCGGCGCGACCCGCCAGGACAGGCCCACCCGTGGATCGACGACCGGTCGGCCCGCACGACTGTGGACGTCGGCGCGCAGCCCGGCCCGGGCGACGAGCGACGAAAGGACGCTGGACTCGATCTCGGCGTATCCGCCGGCCCGCGTGGCCGGGAGCGATTGATCAATCGAACGCGTGGGGGCGTCCGGGGTCACGACGTCCGGCTGCGTCGGAACCGTGCCGTCGAACCGGTACCGCCGCCGCTCGAGGGTGCCGCCGGCGCGGAGCGTCCGGTCGTCGGTCTTGCGCGTGGCGTCGACACGAAGCTTGGCGGCCTGGTCGGTCGGCGATAGGTTGAGCGCGCCGAGACTCTTCGTCGACGTGTGTGCGTTCCAGGAGGCACTCGACTCCACGGTCCACCCGCGTATTTGGCTCGTCCACTGCAGGCTGTAGAGCTGGTTCGTGGTCTGGCCGCGGTAGACGCCGGAATAGGCGCCTTCCGTCGCCTCCACGCCGATGCGGTTGTGGCGGGTGAAGGCGAAGAGCTTGAGCTGTCCGGTGGGGCCGTAGTCCCAGGTCAGGCCTAGGTTGCCGTCCAGGCCCTGCGGGACGGTGGCGTAGTCCCCGTGCTGGCCGTTGACGCGGAAGAGAAGCCCGGTAAACGAGCGATTGCCAGAGAGCCGCAGGCCGAGCGTATTCTCCACGAGCGGCTGATCGAGGGCGAGGGACGCGGCGGCGAGGCCGAGGTTCACGTACCGGCTGGACTCCGTCGGCCGATCCTTCGACTCCATCGCGAGGACGCCGGAGAGCGCGTCGCCGTACTGGGCCGAGAAGCCGCCCGTGGCAAGCGTGGTGCCGCCGACGAGGAAGGGGCGAACGGCGCCAAACGACCCGCCCGCCGGAGACTCGTAGCGGTACGGATGATGAACCGTCGCCTGGTCGAGAAGCGTTTTGGTCTCGGTCACGTCGCCGCCCCGCACGAAGAGGCCGGCGCCATCTCCCGGTGCAGCCACGCCCGGGAGCGACTGCAGCGCGCGGAAGAGATCCCCGGCGGCGCCCGGTGTCGTCACCGCCTCGGTTGAGCCCAAGGTAGACTCCGTGGGCGATCCGGTCGAGAAGGCCTCGCCGGTCACGACGGCCCCGTCGAGCTCAACGCGCTCGGCCCGGAGGACGAAGCGAACGGTGGTCGTGTCGCCGGCCCGGAGGCGGAGAGAGTGCTCTACGGGATCGTAGCCGACGGCCGAAGCCCGCAGGACAACCGATCCGGTGCGTGTCGTTTCGAGACGAAAGCGGCCGTTCTCCCCGGCAGCGGTGCCGATGGTCGTTCCTTTGAGCTGCACGTTGGCGTAGGGCACACCAACGGCGTCGCGCCCGTCCTGCACCAGGCCCTTCACCACGGCAGGCTGGGCCGGGGCCACGGCAGGAATGAGCGTGAGTACGATGCCGAGTGCCCCAATGAGTCGGAGACGCATGGTGAGATTGGCGGGTGAGGATGAGTTCGTCCACAATGGCATCCTCGCCTATTCACCGCCTGGGGTTCGCGTTTGGGGGATCTCGACGAGTCGCGTCTGCCCTCGTCGGGCCGCGAGTCGCGCCGACGAGCGAGCAGGAGGCTCGACGCTGAAAAGTGCCGTCAAAAAAGAAAGGCCGACCCGCCGGTTGACGAGTCGGCCCAAAACAAGTTGGATGAATGCACACTCAGGCGACGACCTCCGCCTGTTCTTCGGGGACCGGCATGGCGTCGAATCGCACGCCCTGGTCCCCCGGATACGGTTCGTGGTGGTCGTGCTGGTTTCGCCAGATCTCCTCGGGGATGCCCTCCGGAAAGGCTTCACAAACCGCCTCGTCGTCGCGGTCGCGGTCGAGATGCGTGCAGGACTTGCACATTGATTCGATATCGTGGGCCATGGCTGCCGCTCCCTGTCTTTTGTGCGGATCTATCGACAAACTTCACAAGCCCGAACATCCCTGAGCGAGGAAGGGTCCACTGCAGACAAAATTTAGAGTCGATCTAAATCCAGTTCCGACCGGTCTGTGCGTCGCCTGCAAAGCACAAAGCGTGGGGGAAGGGCCGGTCTCGTCCGAAATTTCACGGAGAGACGTTGTACGTTCTAGAGTGGGCGGTTTATTTAGACTCTATACAAACAAGGCACGCCTTCAAAGCCAATGTTCGCCATGCAACTGGAGGAAATCGAACGCGAGGCCCCCAGCGATTTTTCGGTACGCGACCGCCCCGGCCAGGCATGCTACAAGTACTGCCTTCGAGGGAAGGGGTGTACCTTGGGTGTGCTCTTCGAGACCTCGACCTGCGTCTGCTTTGAGTGGCTTACCGAGAACGGGCAGGCGGTGCCCTACCGGCCCGAGCTCCGCTACAAGGCGTGGCCGAAGCGAACGGTTGCCCGGCTTGTGGAAGACGGATGGTGGGAGCCGGAGCCGGCGGCGCCCGATGCAGTTCCTGCTTCGTCGCAGGCGCGGAGCGGGTGAGTCTGTTCGCCGCCGCCAGCGGAGAAGACGCGCAAAAGTGCAGGGACCGTCGAGTACGGAAGCAATCAGTTGGCAGGACTCGTCGAAGGCTGATGCTTCCGGTGGGCCGTGTCGGGGTCCCCAGAAGATGTGCCATCGGCCTGTACGGGCACCTGCCGCTCCGGGCCGTCCTCGACGATCACAGGCTCGAATCCGGCCTGCTGGATCATCCGGTAGTCCTTCGATTCGCCCTGCCCTCCCGTGGTCAGGTACCCGTCGGTGAAGAAGGAATTGGCGGCGTACAGGGCCAGGGGCTGCATCTGATCGAGCACGACCTCGCGTCCGCCGGCCATGCGGATGTCTGCCTCCGGATGGACGAGCCGAAACATGGCGAGGGCCTTCAGGCACTCTTGGGGGCGCACCTTCTCCACATCCTCCAGGGGGGTGCCGGAACGCGGGTTTAAGAAGTTCACCGGGACCGACTCCACGCCAATCTCGCGGAGCGCCATGGCCAGGTCGACCCAGTCCTTCGGGGCTTCGCCGAGCCCGATGATTCCCCCGCAGCATGCCTCCATGCCGGCCGCCTTGGCCCGGTTGACAGTCTCAACCCGGTCACTCCACTCGTGCGTCGTCACCACGTTTTCGAAGTGGTCGCACGACGTCTCCAAGTTGTGGTTATACCGATCCACGCCTGCATCGGCAAGTTTTTCGGCCTGCTCCTCGTCGAGCAGCCCGAGGGAGGCGCACACGTCCATCGGATACTTCTCTTTGATGCGGCGTGTGGCCTCGCAGACGACGTCGACCTCGCTGGAGTGGGGGCCCCGGGTTGCGGTGACGATACAGTATGTCACCGCCCCTTTGTCCCAGGCGGCTTCGGCGCCCTCAATGATCTGGTCCACCTGTTGCATCCCATACTGCTCGGGGTCGCTGTCGAACTTGAGGGACTGGCTGCAGAACGCGCAGTCCTCCGGGCACACGCCGCTTTTGGCGTTTTGAAGGACGTGAATGCGCACGCGCCGCCCGTGATGATGCCGCCGGACGCGAAAGGCCGCGTCGAGCAGGGGGAGCAGCTCATCGTCGCCGGCGTGCACGACGTCGAGCGCCTGCGACGGAGAGAGGGGAGAGCCTTCGAGTACTTGGGTGGCCAGTGTTCTCCAGGCTGTCATGGGCACCAGGGTGTTGTCCGTAAAAAAGCATAAGGGCTCGGGGGACGGCGTCCCTCCCGTGTTCTCCGCCGGGTCACGTTAAGGTCAGGAAACTTTGTTCGACCCTGTACTCCTGCCTCTAAAGAATCCCATTCTTACCATTGGGATTGTGCCCAAAAAATACAACCGAATACGTGGGGCGGACGACAATTTCCCGTTGAAGTTTGAGGCCTGGCCGGTGCGATCCGGCGGTGGAGGAGGCCCGGGTTCTTTGTGTGAGAGAAGTGGGGACGAGACATCGATCGGCGCATCGGGCGTGCCGACGAGCCACACGGTGGAGACCGAAAGCGCCCGACGTCACCCGATGGCGATCACAAACCCAATGGCTGCCGCGACGGCGGAGAGAATCGCGAGAAGCAGGAGTCGGACAAACGAGGGCGAATCGTTGATCGTCGCGTCGTCCGGCAGGTCTTCTTGTGAAACGGGGGGCGGGCGGTCGGATCCGGTATCGTCCACGACGAGGCAGCCGACTCGTTGAGGGTGGTCCTGCACCCAAGCGTCGGCGGGAACCCCCACGAGAATCCAGAGAATGAGAAAGTCCCCGGCCGCGGCCACCAACATCAAAAACCCGTAGAATGCTGGAAGCCAGATCCCCACAGCCAGTCCGATGGTCAACGGACCTGCGCCCAGCACCAGGCCGGGCAGGGCGAGCGTACGCCGGTACGAGCGGGCCCGGGTGGGAACGGTACACTGCGCGAAGGGGGTGAGGGCAGTCCAGTGCATGCCAAACCGGACGTCCGCCCAGGATGCCCCGCCCCACACGTGCCCGAGGCCGTGGAGGGCCTCGTGGAGCACCACGCCGACCGTGAAGGCAGAGAGGAACAGTAGAATGCCGG
Encoded proteins:
- a CDS encoding TonB-dependent receptor produces the protein MRLRLIGALGIVLTLIPAVAPAQPAVVKGLVQDGRDAVGVPYANVQLKGTTIGTAAGENGRFRLETTRTGSVVLRASAVGYDPVEHSLRLRAGDTTTVRFVLRAERVELDGAVVTGEAFSTGSPTESTLGSTEAVTTPGAAGDLFRALQSLPGVAAPGDGAGLFVRGGDVTETKTLLDQATVHHPYRYESPAGGSFGAVRPFLVGGTTLATGGFSAQYGDALSGVLAMESKDRPTESSRYVNLGLAAASLALDQPLVENTLGLRLSGNRSFTGLLFRVNGQHGDYATVPQGLDGNLGLTWDYGPTGQLKLFAFTRHNRIGVEATEGAYSGVYRGQTTNQLYSLQWTSQIRGWTVESSASWNAHTSTKSLGALNLSPTDQAAKLRVDATRKTDDRTLRAGGTLERRRYRFDGTVPTQPDVVTPDAPTRSIDQSLPATRAGGYAEIESSVLSSLVARAGLRADVHSRAGRPVVDPRVGLSWRVAPNTHLRAAWGLYHQFPELSTYGEHAGDNTLGAQSAQHVVVGLRHERENVLLRAEAYHKPYRDLVVRTGPSRYATDGTGAARGVDLFAKYGSFLGTRFNGWTSYSLLRSHRTQPRDRGTDLTLEQGPAPYDLTHQITAVGKVRVVDEIRVGGTYRYTTGQPFTPVVGTEQLETGTVLPVDGPVGSERLPAYHRLDLQVSYFWPFNRQQNVVVYAALNNVLDRANAVDVTYSPDYSTRRYRRTDFRRSVYFGLTLTL
- the bioB gene encoding biotin synthase BioB, which encodes MTAWRTLATQVLEGSPLSPSQALDVVHAGDDELLPLLDAAFRVRRHHHGRRVRIHVLQNAKSGVCPEDCAFCSQSLKFDSDPEQYGMQQVDQIIEGAEAAWDKGAVTYCIVTATRGPHSSEVDVVCEATRRIKEKYPMDVCASLGLLDEEQAEKLADAGVDRYNHNLETSCDHFENVVTTHEWSDRVETVNRAKAAGMEACCGGIIGLGEAPKDWVDLAMALREIGVESVPVNFLNPRSGTPLEDVEKVRPQECLKALAMFRLVHPEADIRMAGGREVVLDQMQPLALYAANSFFTDGYLTTGGQGESKDYRMIQQAGFEPVIVEDGPERQVPVQADGTSSGDPDTAHRKHQPSTSPAN
- a CDS encoding DUF3267 domain-containing protein; translated protein: MLPPTEAQARGAALLAPIALLSLGPYLALWGPPNPPFPTRAAGILLFLSAFTVGVVLHEALHGLGHVWGGASWADVRFGMHWTALTPFAQCTVPTRARSYRRTLALPGLVLGAGPLTIGLAVGIWLPAFYGFLMLVAAAGDFLILWILVGVPADAWVQDHPQRVGCLVVDDTGSDRPPPVSQEDLPDDATINDSPSFVRLLLLAILSAVAAAIGFVIAIG